GATCCACTTGGTTTTAATGAATATGTGTTGTTTTGTTCCGTACCTACTGAAGAGAATAACGGGAACTTGTATTGTACATTATTTGCAGGCGCCAATTACACAATTTGCGGCTTTCTATAATATTCGAACTTACAAGGAATTCTAATGGTATAATACTTGTTATAAGAAATACAAAACTATTaaactaaactatttttttgtaatcgcTTTATAGCTAATATTGTTATAGTAATGTTATAACTATCATCTAATGACAGATTTCCAGGACGAGGAAGgacagttaaattttaataaaatgcatTGAATATTTCTCGTAAGTTAGTGTTGTACTCTTTCAGGTTCCTATTTACGAGTATTATAAACGAAAGGAAAAAAGGATGCGGATAAATTAATAGAATAAGCTCTGGTATTGGCGTCGCTTGTCACTAGTTTCCAATTGATTTCCGGTTTGCAGACAGTCTGTTATCGAataatgtaaaagaaaatatgaaaataaaatattaaatttatgaacACAACCATACagatttcatttgttttttgattACAATGAAACCAGGTAGTCCTGGTTGGTTTCATTGTAATCATTAACATCAGTACCAATCGttactgtaaaatatttttctgttaacATTGCACAAACACTAAAATCTATAACAATAGCAAATATactaaatcataattaaaaatattctacagTATTCAGTAGCTGATTTGACATCTAGGTAGataggtaaaaataatttatgaagaGAACAGCTACAGAAgtaaaaactgtaaaataattgGACGAAGTCTAACTAAGATATTAATTgtctttgctcgcaaatgaaaaaaaccgacctcaataacatcgataagtaatacaacgtaaggagACGAAACAAATTATCAAACGCACTAGTCgacactacgattttcgagggtttctctcgatttatctgggattcgatcatcagatcctggtttccttattatggtaccacatttgagatatctccttttcaacaaaaaagaattatcaaaatctgacgactttgtaaaaagttatgcgcgGTCATACCTTACAATCAGTGAGTGAAGAATCAATCATCCCCTGTTTTCCTACCCTTGGGgttggatttttattttcaaatttatttgagaccaATTTCGTGGTAttttctttccaataaaaaaagaattatcaaaatgagactactctgtaaaaagttatgcgtggtcatacataaaaataaaagcgtcgacttgagaacctcctctgttttttcaCCGGTTTATAAAAGAAGGTTAgcgattaaatattataaaaaattgtgacaTTACGAAGTAGAAGTAGAGAAACAATAAttagtatacaataaataaattttagcctttttaaaatttatagcaACACCTAGAGACGATTACGTTGCTTTCAGAAATAAATGAAAGTTTACTCACATAGGTCAAAAAGGTAATTTTTAAGTCAATTAAATATCTACTACGATGTTGGATCAAGATTGCTACTCAATTTTCTATGTACACGCATGTAATGTTTACTTCAATTCTGAAGGGAAAAGACGTAACGTATATTGGAAGTAATTTATTTTCCGTTTCGTCAGATTTATCTCAATTACACAAACATTCGTCATATATGCGAGTTGACAGTTTCTATAATATCCACAAGCCTTTCCTATGGGAAATACGTAGTTCGTTGTTATTGCTTTATTCGATTTATATTGACACCTAAATTCTAATCAGTACAGTCTACAGTTACACTCGGTTACCTAACAGAGTTTTTCCATAACatcgattttatattttacagccgtcttaataataatactcgcACTATGCTTAGATTAAAAACACGCCTAAGatcttaaacttttttaaagctTACCAAACTTAAAAGTTCTAAATTTCTGACTATAAAAAACACCTCGACAATATTTTAACCATTGTAGTCAAGTTTATAATAAGTGTATATAGTAATTAGTTGAATtgttatttagtaaaataaaaatgcatataatatattcaaCTTAAAGTTTTTATTCCAGAAATAAGGACAGAAAAGTAGCACAGATAAGGAAAACtcataaataatcaataaaatatgctgtgtgggcGTAAGAGGcaaataagggataacacagttccactaccaccttggaacttaaaaagccgaccgatagcgggataaccatctaactgctggctttgaaatacacaggtcgaagacgggcagcaacctcttcggtgcgacaaagccagtccttcggtcaccaacccgcctgccgagcgtggtgactatgagcaacacagatgagttcacgccgtttttggcgtgaacttggagaggcctatgtcaagcaagggactgcgataggctgaagtgatgagggTTTTGACCCCAAATACTtcttattgatatattttatacaaagcaAAACTATCTAACAGAGTATACGTCTTTAGGAAACAAAAGTTGggataaaaaaaacagttcgCAGCAACAAtcatattgattttaatatgtatgctaaataaaatttattaaatttatatacttttgtttatttacttcaaGTTTGATTCCACTTATAGCAAAAACTTATTTATGGTATAGCTGTTCGTAGCTCCATTTACTAAATTGAAAGAAAACTTAGTTTGATACATTTTATTGCAGAATAAGTTATTAGTTTTCCCCGAAGGAACAAGAAATAGTGATTTTACAAAACTGTTGCCTctcaaataaaacattttaatttttaaatattaaagttaaaacGTTATATAAAAGCTTGTGATAGTATGAAGTTGAATAACTGTTATCAGTAGATTAAAGTtaggaaataaatttaaaactttaaaaaatttaaggcATTATCTCGAAACAACAACGATGCTCATATAAACAATGAAGGAGCTTTCgtgaaaattagaaaaattttaATACCTTTAAATAATTGCAATTTTGTGAAGTATTATGATTGCTACTCAATATTCAATGTACGTGCCTGAAATATTTACATTCATTTAAATGGGAttcatcagttcagcctgttgtagtccactgctggaaataggcctccccaagttcgcgccaaacatcccggttttccgcaatcctcattcagcctacaccggcaatgatgatgatgatgaaatgggATTAGACGTAacgtatattattagtattaggtAATTCGATTTTTCTGTTTACTCTAATTTTTCCTTGAACGATGTATGTGTCCTGTACATCGTTCATATATGAGTTGACAATTAGATAGATAATATCTACAAGCAATTTAATAAAGctaaattgtgtttttactaGGAAAGCTTTGCGGTACTTCTGATTTCTTAAATCATATATGAATTTTGAGGTGCTAAATCCGAATCTGATGATTGCGGACAAAATTTCGTGACGCAACattgaaaaaaacaaaaaatgcttTTTTCGGTTTTTTTGCCTAAAactcgaaaaatattaaaattcagtaAATGGTTTATATACAGAAATTAAAGTACTTCAAATTCTCTATaactatatgtttttttttaaacggttttatttagctcaccccgtttgttttattttttattcttgggtcaaatttagtaattcaaatttcaccctcttcctgttaaccgattaatctgaaattttgtatacactttggattttggtgacaatacaattatgtttattcattatcattataaattcaagatggccgccgctacaaaatggcggataatttatgttttattaatcccatcaatatgggtatcaaatgaaagggctcaacaagcagaatacaatatactataaaaaattgaaatccaagatgccggccgctacaaaatggcggataacgtaggttttatcaatcccatcaatatgggtatcaaatgaaagggctcaacaagcagaatacaatatactataaaaaattgaaatacaagatggcggccgctacaaaatggcggataacgtaggttttatcgatcccatcaatatgggtatcaaatgaaagtgctcaaccagtataatcaatgtactatataaaattaaaatccaagatggcggcctctacaaaatggcggataacttaggttttatcaatcccatcaacatgggtatcaaatgaaaggtctcaacaagtagaatacaatttactatgcaaaattgaaatctaaactggccgccgctaccaaatgtctgataacaattttttatcaatcccaccaatatgggtatcaaataaaagggcttgacaagaagaatacagtgcactatacaacctcaatatttaagatgggccttgcaataatgaagcactaaatgaattaaacagaatgcgaaataaaaactaaaaactagaaaataaaaataggtaaaaaaactttttaagttaaacggttttatgttaaacatacattgcaatgtttaagataaatgtactaaaaaccaaaaaataataaaatagatacagtcgtgggaattataaacatatgcatagactagactaaaataaaaccgtggggcacgtcaattgtctacaaattatcgacttaatgtgcgatagaagaatcgtttaattcgtcgttaaaataggcagttggcccacAGACGgcgaggaaattacttactattttcttgctcatggaaattccaatagttatacactccatgtaaataaaagagatgtttcaactagtttatcgttggacattcacactgctggctggcgaggaatcgtttcactgctcgtagtttgtctttaatcgacaaaacatatgataaaagtactactcgctcaccactatgaaaccctaaaactcgcttataatcgagcttgctagcttgtttccacattctagccctacttatcacacgtccatcgttgtcggttgaacaactgcctaattatagtgtaacattacaaaacaaacattttaatcaacgattgtagacaattgacgtgccccacggttttattttagtctagtctatgcgtatgtatataattcccacgactgtatctattttattattttttggtttttagtacatttatcttaaacattgcaatgtatgtttaacataaaaccgtttaacttaaaaagtttttttacctatttttatttaccaatCGTTCGGTCACAAATGCGAGATGAAAATTGGCAATTTTCAGCGGTCTCTCTTAAACCCCACTTTTCACAAAGTTtccaaaacattattttttattagaatgctgttatttgatatatttctCCTAGTTTACTAcacaagtaattaataataaaaaaatgattgaaattattaaaattcagtaTCAAAAAAGATAGGActctaacaaaataaaacttaaaatatcgttacttatgatcatatattaataatattacaaattataatatgcaAAATTATAAGCACAACGTAACGTAAcgtaacgtatttttttttattaatgagtgtctgaaaatgtataaaaaattaggcAATATTTCTAGTTCTTGAAGTCTCTTACTCCGTATGATAATAAGAATTTGAAAAAAACCAAGACATATTCAAaagggcatggtcatggcagttaaaaatttatgttagaaaggtatttgatctagtgtcattatccagggaggaaATAATCGACCACGTTtctatggagaaagagccggtatccTTTCCTCTTAAAACACAGCATTGATCATCACTCGGGATATCGCACTCTTAAAGTAATGTTATTATAAGACGTAATGGAAACTAcagttttttgtttaatatatcaTATTGTTTGTAATAAACTTTGATTTGACATgtcatatataatttaacaatcataatgtttttaacaaactaataattaaatcataatcAAGTACAAGTAATTAAGTATCAATTAAGTAATTATGTGCATATTTTTAGTTGAGTTAACAGTCGcagcttgcttctaataggagGGTGGGTAAATATGTgactattttatactttttggtTCATTGGTTATTACTAAATAGCACTgtcataaacattttaatgctatttatgtattataattaaaatatatatatataaataattaatatctatttatttgataaataaattaaaaaaaattagttttaccATTAGGATAAAATACCTGTCAATCGGAAATGCTTACAATCAAATCTAATATaaggttataatatatatttcattatgatATTTTCTAAACAAAACGAAAATTAACGACAAATTTAGCTCTTTGGAACTCATCGATGCTAAGTCTGATTTAAGGTTTCCACTTCAGGCCGAATAGTTGGATACATGACTTCAGACCAGTAGGCTATCACAGTACAGAGAgctaaatttcaataattttttaacattttgctTTAAAACCggattaagtaaatattttgacaAGCCCTTTATAAGATCGAGGTAATTAAGTGTATCAATTCTACTACTCTATATCGCTTTCAACATATAATCGTTGTTCAAGATAACATACGTTTATGATTTCGAAACTAATGAATTACTACGTATAAATGCCTTCATTTAATTAGATTAGATATAATAACGTGCATATCAGCAGATGTGTGTCCTAATACCGGATAAACGTTTATGTAGTAAATGCATTTACTCGCGACTTCATTGTCGTGGGATTTCGTGacttttacaattataaaacaaGAATAAAGGCATTAGCCACATCCTTAACAATAACCCATCTGACTCTGTCAATATCGGAAATGTGCGAGTGACAtactcgtttgttaaaaaaaaaaacagattataGTAATAGATATCTGACAATCATTAAGATTAAACGTTGTTAAAGCCacagttaatttattaatattgggCCGATTATAACAACTACGTAGGTATTAATTAAGTTTAACTTTCGATATACAAGCAATCTAATATAGTAGTAGTAGGGAGTACTCGATATAGCAGTACTCGAACTTATTATTGAAAAAGCacttaaatatacaaaactGGTCGGAGACTGTACGATATTAACAGTAATTGGACTAATTGGTTCCACACcagattatatatttaacttcCGGTATCACAACacatcccgactagaaaaaaggtcaggctcaaccagatcatgtatctggaccgaaTCAGGATACAATGAGGCATGCtggatccggcaagctctatcaggaccaggtctggtccagtcaaggatagcctgatgtaaaatataatcaagtatggtaaggcatactggagcaggacccggtccggtcccgATCAGGACTGTCTTTGTAAAACACGTTTTAAAGCCTCTACCCGAACTACTATCTcagtaaaaatatgttacaaaatatatcattgaagcctatcgcagtccactgctggacatagacctccacaagttcgcgccaaaaatggcgcgatgGGCAGGTAGGttagtgaccacagggctgcgactttgtcgcaccaaagacgctgctacccgtcttcggtctgtgtatttcagagCCAGCAATTGAACGGTTATCCAGCCAtgagtcggctttttaagttacaaggtggtagtggaactgtgttatcccttagtcgtctcttataacacccacgggaagagaggggtggctatattctttactgtcttaaccacacagcagacagcatatattacaaataactttTAGTTAATTAAGTAACTTTTCTAAAACCTAAACGTATTTATggttattgatattattttgcttaaaaGCAAACCACTAACATACAGTACCCGGCGATAAATATTGCACATGGACCTTTAGAAAGAGACAAACGGCTATAATTCCGACTTCGTTAAGCGTTATGGTCCATGATCCCACAGCCTCAGCTAGACTTTTCTATTTTGTATAGACAAagtgtataaaatatagtagTTGAAGTGTGTTCTGTGAACATATACACTCAACTGAGGCtgagaataaattttttaatattagctcTTATATGTACGTAAAAATGGTACTAACTTTAGTTATTTTAACGTGGTTTAATCTTATGTTTTGGAtcttactttatatatatgtcattaaaaatactaaCAGTCCGATATCTATTAGGAGAATAGAGGgaaattgacaaatttttatattttgtctaAATTACACCAATTTCCCCTTCAACTTTTCTTCGAAGTATTGCAACTTACCTTATTTTGTAAAGTTCTTCTTGTAATTCCAGTAGTATTTAAAACTCGCTCTTgaaccttttaaaataattacttatattttcatatattttttttaatcttacggTTTCagtaacaaaatagttataaacATTGAAAATTATCTCTCGTATTTGACCTTGTAAAGGTTTCTCTTTTTCCTAAATTTGCCTTAACacatctttaaattatttaaattttgggtTGTTAacaactatatataataaattttactatttctaaATGTATAACGACTTCAAATACATGCAATGTGCACATCTGTTCAACCTTTGAAAGTAGTACCTACTTGTatgaacacaaaaaaagtaCTATTTTGTTTGGTTAGGATTTCaagtaaattactttttaaaaaactttatttcaatatttatatctaatataatttttagataatttttatttattttattattatttggcgttgaaaaatacatacaactctaaattttcactTTTCTACCACCAagccctatttttaaatatcgtttaGCGGcgagacaacgtttgccgagtcagctagtatatatataataaataacttttaaagcTATCAGTACTACTAATACTACTAATAACTAGCAACAGTTATTCAATCACTTGTAATAGATACACTATGTAAAAAAACATATCATATTTCTTTCGAATATCTATCTACAagctttatcattaaaaaaaatatataatccatcaataatttacaataaaactcTAATTAACAATAAGGATAATCCCTTACAAATGTACAAATTTCAACTTAGTATTTCTCATACTATCTCATATTACTCGTATTATTGTGATTTATGCTCGTTATACCGTTTATATCCACGAAAGCGTTAACACGCCTAgtgatttgttatattttttcaattcatatttgtttagtttacagtgtatttaattattcatttattagttTAGTgtttagtattaaattaatagaaaaataacataaaatgtttgctacaattattgtttatactttaataattgtaacaGTAATGtttctgttaaaaaataaaatttataaagtgtTAATATTCGCTAAATATTGCTTTAAATTTGggcttatttacttttttttgacattttgtagCTTCATTTTTTTGCCACGGTTAATATTtaatggaaaaaatattaaaaacggaCTGTGAGTATGAGTTTTAGCTATTCTCTCAAATTTTACTAAAAGTATTAAGTTCTGTTGATGTGCATTGCCATATATGTGCCCGTATTTATTAGCATATACCTATTCGAGTTAAAATACTatagatttgtaaaaaaaaaaaacttggtatttgctatgttattttaatacacaaaCATTCAATGTCAATTTAAAATCACTTTATAGATGTTATGTTTATTACACAACATGGCTAACCTTGTCTATGAAAACCTTGTGTTTCAAAACCTTGAGTTTGATaaagtacatattttattataaaacttgttTTTGTGATTGCATTGTATATAGAACAAATAGACATTATCAACAACGGATTAGATCTTCGAACAGGACAAACGATTATTTTGGCCGTaccaatgtttgtcatgatatGTGCTCATTTCCCGAACCTTACAGGGAATAAAAACCTTTCGCGGGCCGTTGTACGTAAagcgttaatttaatttttctaaataattgtattataataagcaAAGAAAGCTATTTAAGTAATTGTAATAGACACACAATACGGACATTTATATactaaatgtaattataattttgtattttccttatatcataaaaatatgctGTAGTAAACTACGTGCCTACCTTTAACTCCAGAACTGACACTATTCGATTTGGTGTTGGTAATTacgtcaaaaaaatatttgacataattttttatatttttctgattttttttgatATGCAGCCTTAGTAGTTAGTAAGCTTGTATTCAGGAGTAAAGTCTTCAGTAATATTTCTTTCGTGGAAAAAAAGCTGTCAGACTGGATTGGTCAGTGCGTGTGCTGCGTAGGCTACTAAATACCGGTAGTATGCGGGATCGATTCCCGCTCGTAATGAATATTTGTGTTCGTACTAATATTAGTTACCAGTTTGGAtctctgttcttgtgggtctaccTAACGTGCCTGGAGAgcactttactcatagtagtgaaaattctatatccgccaacccgcagggGAGCAAGACAGTGGTTTAAGCTccgatacttctcctacattcctacacggagaaaatCACATAAGGACGACAGacgctaaataaaaaaatatatgtaatatatatcttatatatatatatatatatatatatatatatatatatatatatatatatatatatatatataaatgaatccctatttcccttagtaatttcataatatttattattatcttctgTCCATAGAATTGTGTCGGAACCAtgtaaaaaacttacaaaactttTGGGTATTACCTGGCAAATAAGGAATGAAGAAATTGTGTCAGAGAATAGAGGagctgtaattttaataaaccacCAGTCTGCTTTGGATGCGTTGTGTAAGGTTTATGTTTAGAGCGATAAAATaatggtaaaaatattattttgtatatttttaatcttaattttcaGGTGTAGTTCAATTATGGCATACTTGGAAAGATGCAGCATTAGTTgttaagaaagaaatattttacttctgGCCGTTTGGATTAATAATATACCTATCAGATTCGATTTTCGTAGACAGAAAAAACCCTAAAGCTGCAAATCAGCTGTTAAtgaaaaaatccaaaaaactaTTCCATAATaaggtattataaaaaaaataagtgttgcTAAAGTTATTTtgcgaattttaatttttacgtaagtgattacaaatattaacaaaagTACAGCAGAatctaaatacaaaaacaattttaaataaatgaattatttatttctttaactctaacaaaataaaaaaactaagctaaataaaaagtacaaataGTGGAGTCAAATAATGTACATTAGTACACCATTTTCATTTACACTATGTTCGCATGTGCTAGAGTGCTTGAAAATGGGTCTCACTAAGCATGTTTTAGAAACaaaagtaatagtaatatttgACAGAATAAACTATTTAAAGAAACTagtaaaggtaaataaaataaatatttaatttaattatgtagatgtatatatatgtacttttaatacatatgtttatattatgCCTTATTCAGTTCATTTTTCTGAATCGAATATAAGTTAATAAAACTGGCTTTATTATTACAGATTAAGTTAGTAATTTTCCCTGAAGGTACGAGAAATAGCGATGTCACAAAACTCTTACCTTTCAAAAAGGGAGCTTTCAACATAGCGGTTGGGGCGCAAGTTCCGATAATTCCTATCGTAGTTTCAccatactattttattaataagcagaaacacgtttttaataaaggtaagttaatattttaattgttaagattaatttttctatattatcGTCAGTATCGTcgtatctattaaaaaatattttgtcttcCTTAACTACACAACGTTTGTGGCAACAGATACGTTTGGATGATCAATAAAATAGAACAACCCTAACAGAATATAACTTTTCACTTCATAAGTAAAGTTGTTATGTTCTTTTGGTGTTTATCCGTTAAAGATAAACAAACCTTTCATCTGTATATACTAAGAATCAAATACTCTACTATgtcattgtataaaatatataatgttttagttataaatatatagtattgtgttcctgttggtgagtaaggtgaccagagctcctgggggggttggggattgggtcggcaacgcgcttgcgatgcctctggtgttgcaggcgtctataagctacggtaatcgcttaccatcaggtgagccgtacgcttgtttgccgacctagtgacataaaaagtaaataaataaataaa
This is a stretch of genomic DNA from Melitaea cinxia chromosome 2, ilMelCinx1.1, whole genome shotgun sequence. It encodes these proteins:
- the LOC123661718 gene encoding 1-acyl-sn-glycerol-3-phosphate acyltransferase alpha-like, which produces MFLLKNKIYKVLIFAKYCFKFGLIYFFLTFCSFIFLPRLIFNGKNIKNGLIVSEPCKKLTKLLGITWQIRNEEIVSENRGAVILINHQSALDALCVVQLWHTWKDAALVVKKEIFYFWPFGLIIYLSDSIFVDRKNPKAANQLLMKKSKKLFHNKIKLVIFPEGTRNSDVTKLLPFKKGAFNIAVGAQVPIIPIVVSPYYFINKQKHVFNKGHVIAQCLEPVSTEGLTMDDVPDLLNRVQNTMEKVYNELLDEVTKDLPPDYPLAITKC